In Thermobaculum terrenum ATCC BAA-798, one genomic interval encodes:
- a CDS encoding RrF2 family transcriptional regulator, with protein MHITARADYALRAAIEMAASWPQPLKGEQISEAQDIPIKFLESILLDLKRAGLVRTQRGQAGGYWLGREPAEISLADIIRAVEGPLANVRGMSPEEITYKGRAATLRDVWVALRANMRAVLETTTLAHMVRGELPEQLHPLLQDPDAWVRRGR; from the coding sequence TTGCACATCACAGCCAGAGCGGATTACGCGCTCCGAGCAGCTATCGAGATGGCCGCCAGCTGGCCGCAGCCCCTGAAGGGAGAGCAGATCTCCGAGGCACAGGACATCCCCATCAAGTTCCTGGAGAGCATCCTGCTGGACCTCAAGCGCGCGGGGCTGGTGCGCACCCAGCGAGGACAGGCGGGGGGTTACTGGCTGGGCAGGGAGCCGGCCGAGATCTCCCTGGCCGACATCATCCGGGCGGTGGAGGGGCCGCTGGCCAACGTCAGGGGGATGAGCCCGGAGGAGATAACCTACAAGGGGAGGGCCGCCACGCTGCGGGACGTGTGGGTGGCGCTGCGAGCCAACATGCGAGCGGTGCTGGAGACCACCACGCTGGCCCACATGGTGCGGGGCGAGCTGCCCGAGCAGCTACACCCCCTCCTACAGGACCCGGATGCCTGGGTCAGGAGGGGGCGCTGA
- the panD gene encoding aspartate 1-decarboxylase, with protein MFLQMLRAKLHLARVTGAEVEYIGSITIDSDLLEQVGIHPYERVQVVDVDNGNRLETYVIPGERGSGTVQLNGASAHLVRPGDRVIIMAYSYVPSPPPPDWKPRVALLDEANRIAAWLEEDRQVEVAG; from the coding sequence ATGTTCTTGCAGATGCTGCGCGCCAAGCTGCACCTAGCCAGGGTAACAGGCGCCGAGGTGGAGTACATAGGGAGCATCACGATCGACAGCGACCTACTGGAGCAGGTGGGCATCCACCCCTACGAGCGGGTGCAGGTGGTGGATGTGGACAACGGCAACCGGCTGGAGACGTACGTCATCCCCGGCGAGCGCGGCTCGGGCACGGTACAGCTCAACGGCGCCTCCGCCCACCTGGTACGTCCCGGAGACAGGGTGATCATCATGGCGTACTCCTACGTACCCTCACCCCCTCCACCGGATTGGAAGCCCCGCGTGGCCCTGCTGGACGAGGCCAACAGGATAGCCGCCTGGCTGGAGGAGGACCGGCAGGTGGAGGTCGCCGGCTAG